Genomic window (Penaeus vannamei isolate JL-2024 chromosome 22, ASM4276789v1, whole genome shotgun sequence):
ttatccttataattactactaatgttatcacaattatttccattatcatcaccatcatgtttatcgtcattattcctatcagtagcagcaatactagtagtagtagtgctattaatatatttatatatctttatcaacattatccctATTGctctaaaacaaacaataacaaaacaataacaccaaacaaAGCCAGCACCAGgcacaacaacgaaaacaacaatgacaTCACAATGACAACCACAACAGCACCAGGACCACCACCAGAGTCCAACCCGAGAACAGCAGTATTACCAtcaacaacgccatctattgcaaCCACCATCAGATTAACGAAAACAATGACACCACAATCACGGCAATCACAACAGTCACAACAGCAACAGCACCCGAGAGACACCAACAGCAGAATCCGGCCCGAGAACAGCAGCtagtaacagcaacaacgccatctattgcgaCCACCATCAAATTAAAACGAAAACAATGACAACACCACAATCACAACAGTCACAACAGCAACAGCACCCGAGAGACACCAACAGCAGAGTCCGGCCCGAGAACAACACAAGTAACAgtaacaacgccatctattgcaaCCACCATCAAATTAACGAAAGCAATGACAACACCACAATCACGGcaatcacaacagcaacaacacccgaGAGACACCAACAGCAGAGTCCGACCCGAGAACAGCAGCTAGTAACAGcgacaacgccatctattgcaaCCACCATCAAATTAACGAAAACAATGACAACACCACAATCACAACAATCACAACAGCAACAGCACCCGAGAGACACCAACAGCACCAGTCCGGCCCGAGAACAGCAGCtagtaacagcaacaacgccatctattgcaaTCACCATCAAATTAACGAAAACAATGACATCACCACAATCACAACAGCAACAGCACCCGAGAGACACCAACAGCAGAGTCCGACCCGGGaactaataacagcaacaacgccatctattgcgaCCACCATCGAATTATAGAAAGAGAGCTCGTTACGATAACTAGGCAACGACGAAAcagcatcattaacatcaatactaGTTccctaacaataatataataatgcaatatatatataatatataataatgcaatatagaataatataataatctaatatataataatgataataaaatgatcattAGCTCTCCATGAATATACAATATCCCAAATTACACCCAGCTacccagcagcaacaacagcttcAACAGGGACAAGAtacagccaacaacaacaacaaaatcaacaacaggaaataataaataacaaaaaatatacacggtactattactactacgcaTAAACATCGGAAGATATAGAACtatcctctcccccgcccacccccacccacctaaaCATCCCCCACCCGCCCCTGCCAACCCCCATCCATCTAAACCACCGCCTACCCTCACCCACCTAACTCCCCCCGtctacccccacccacctaaaCAACTCCCGCCCACCCCTGTCAACCACCATCCATCTAAACCAccgcctacccccacccacctcaacTACCCCCGCCCACCACCAGCCACCTcatcaacccccacccacccctaccaacccccATCCATCTAAACAaccgcccacccccacctacctaactccccccgcccacccctacccacctaaCTCCCCCCGCCCACCATCATCCACCTAacttccccccgcccacccccacccacctaactcctcccacccacccctaccaacccccATCCATCTAAACCACCGCCACCCACCAAACTCCCCCGCCCACCAaactccccgcccacccccacccacccaactccccccgcccacccccacccacctaaaCAACCCCCGCCCACCCAACTCCCCCACCTACCTAACTCCCCCCGtctactcccacccacccctaccaacCACCATCCATCTAAACCAccgcccaccccccgcccaccaaaACCCCCGCCCACCAAAACCCgccgcccaccccccacccacctaaacACCCAGAGCTTTTGGTGTATGCACGGCGTAGCGGCCAAGTGAATCGATGCCGCCTGCTGCTTACGGCCCGGCCCGCCCACTCTTCAGCGACACTGCTACTTCGCGCCCgtacgcccacccgcccacccgctgTACCCtctgtaccccccctcccccccttccccctcccaaacccTTAGTTCGTTGTTGTGgtcccgcccgccccgcccgcgctgcccccccccctcccccctccccccttccccctcccaaacccTTAGTTCGTTGTTGTGGTCAAACCGTTATCGGAGGCGGTTTGCATGTGCTGGTTCGTTATCTGGACGTTCGTTTCGGTTCGTTCATTAAGATGGTTCATAGGATCGGTTCCTTAAGATGGTTCATTAAGGTGGTTCATAGGATGAGTTCATTAAGGTGGTTCATACGATCGGTTCGTTAAGATGGTTCATTAAGGTGGTTCATAGGATGAGTTCATTAAGGTGGTTCATACGATCGGTTCGTTAAGATGGTTCATTAAGGTGGTTCATAGGATGAGTTCATTAAGGTGGTTCATAGGATCGGTTCGTTAAGATGGTTCATTAAGGTGGTTCATAGGATCGGTTCGTTAAGATGGTTCATTAAGGTGGTTCATAGGATCGGTTCGTTAAGACGGTTCATTAAGGTGGTTCATAGCATGAGTTCATTAAGATGGTTCATATGATCGGTTCATTAAGATGGTTCATTAAGGTGGTTCATAGGATCGGTTCGTTGAGATGGTTCATATGATCGGTTCATTAAGGTGGTTCATAGGATCGGTTCGTTAAGATGGTTCATATGATCGGTTCATTAAGGTGGTTCGTTAAGATGGTTCATTAAGGTGGTTCATATGATCGGTTCGTTGAGATGGTTCATTAAAATGGTTCATAGGATGAGTTCATTAAGATGGTTCATAGGATCGGTTCGTTGATTAAGCGGTTCGTTggggaaggctaggtcagtagcaacccgaggaggtgtcatggcgtctgattctatttttggggaaaaaaaaagcacatggggtttattttgatgacgtcacaaaagttacggaagcTTGGGGttcattttgatgacgtcacaaaagttacggaagcttggggtttattttgatgacgtcacaaaagttacggaagctttgagaatatggtcgatcattttggtcttttcaattttcaaaatagGAAGGAAAGTTCATTCCTGCCCCAGTTCTTTGTTGGAATGGTTTATTTTACCGGTTCGTTGTCGAAGTGAATATTCCTGCTTGGGTTCATAGTTGGAATGGTTCCATCTACCTGCAGTTACTTGTCATTCCTTAATTCATTACCGGTTCGATTTATTCTCGTTCGTTTGGTTTCGTTACAATTCGGTCAATTCCCCATTCCGGTTAATTTATATTCCGCCTCATTCCTGTGCCGATAAATTGACATTCCACTTCATTCCAATTCCGATTTATTCCCATTCCTGTTTGTTTCGTTTCATTATCACTTGATCAATTCCGATTCCGGTTTATTCATATTCCACTTCATTCCCATTCCGAACTATTCTCATTCCTGTTCCGATTTATTTACATTCCTGTTTCTTTATGATTTAGACAATtcccattcattctcattctatctctttcctgTTCGTTCGATTTATTCATACCAAGACTTATTCCTATTTCATTACAATTCTCGTAAATTCCTGATTCAATTTATCCCCATTCCAGTACATTCCTTTACCATTTTACTggcacagaaagaagagaagaggaggagagacagacggagagagaagaggagagagtcgaaaattggagaggggagagagagagagagagagagagagagagagagagagagagagagagagagagagagagagagagagagagagagagagagagagagagagagagagagagagagagagagataagaatgaaaaacgaagaagagaggggcaaaaagtaaaaaaaaaaaaaaggaacgaagaaaggaggagaaagatacagaaagaaagagagagagataaagagaagataagtagattaaaaaaagaagagagaaggaggaggatggaagtgagagagagagtgagagagagagagagagagagagagagagagagagagagagagagagagagagagagagagagagagagagagagagagagagagagacagaggcgaaggaaaaagagatagaaacagaagcgaaggagaaagaaatagaaagagaaggcaagagagagataaacagagaagaagagaaagagagacaaaaagaggatagaaggataaaaaacgaagaaaaaacgctAAATTTAAGGCTAAGGTAATTAGACATCCAAGTGTTAAGGAAGTTTGTGTCGTAGAGAAGCTgtaggtggaggtagaggagagtggaggaggatagacgtggaggagagtggaagaggatggagggggaggttagtggaggtggagaggagtgaaggaaggtggaagagggtgaacgtggaggagagtggaggtggagaggagtgaaggacggtggaggtggaggagtggaggaggatggaggtggagaagagtggagaagagtggagaagggtggaggtgaaggtgggtgaaagaagggggaggtggaggagggtgaaggcGGGCGGAcgtggaggagagtggaggtggagaggattgAAGGACagtggagatggaggagtggaggaggatggaggtggaagagagtgcacgtggagaagagtgaaggagggtggtggaggttggaggaggaggagagtgaaggagagaggaggtggtggagaggaatgaaggagggtggaggacagTTGAGAAGAGTGGAGGTGCAAGGGAGTGGAGAtttgaagtggaggaggagagaagcggaggagggtgtagggtggtcgagggaagagtggagggtgcTGGGGAAAGTCTCGAAAAAAGATAAGCCTGTCGACCGGTAGACTAGACAGCCGGCAGACTACAAACTTAGACAGCCGGCAGCATATAAAGTCGGAGAACCGGCAGTCTACGGACTCCAGCAGACTGAAAGATGAGACAGCCGGCAGACAACATACTCTGACaacccacagacagacaaacagacaaatttgACAGCAGGCAAATCACATATCTAAATAGCCGACAAGAACTATAGTAGACAGCTTCCAGACAATAAAGCAgacgagaaagacgaagaagtgaAGGACCAATTTGACTGAAAGATTAAACCATTccagagatggaagaaaaataaataaataaataaaaactggcaACCGAGCCGCCTTCCTGATGAGAGCCATCTATCGAGAAGTTGAGTAAACATCAATAATATTTCATCCGGGACGTATCACAATCCATTTCAAAATGTGAAATGGAGATGTAAAATttgaatatacagtatatgtatttaaataaataatatcaatgataatagtaataacaataagaaaataagagacaatcatatgaacaatgataataacgacaaaaacaataataataacaacaataatgattataataataaatataataatactaataaaaataatagtgatatttgatgataacaataataatagtaataataataataataataataataataataataataataatgacaataataacaataacacaacaacaacaacaacaattaacgtCCATCACTCACCATAGCCTACATCACTGAAACGTACCACATCATTAAGCAactttaccatcatcaccatcaacatactCCTGAACACTACAAATAAACCCTTAATCAACATCACTAGTGCTACCAACATCATAACCCTTCTTGTAAATTAAGACAAACACCCATTATTAAACCTATCAGCGATTTGATCACAAACTCCTTAATATTCCACTGTCTTCTTCCCCGACGCTTGACAAACACGATTCACTCCCAGCCGAcgacaaaacacaaataaaaggaTCCGTTCTAGACACAATGTTTAGCTGCGTGTTGGcgttctcgtaaaaaaaaaaaaaagaatccgtgAATCCGGCGCATTCATATTACGTGGTATCGGACATTCCTCGCATATCCGGCTGCGAGATATGCAAACGCTTAATTGCAGCCGTATGCTCGGGGtacggaaaagagagggaggagggggaggtgggggaggaaggggaggggaagagagagagggaggaggaggaggaggagaaggggaggggaagagagagggggaaaaggaggagaagggaggaggaggaggaggaggggggaagagagagagggaggaggaggaggaggggggaggaagggggaggggataagggagagagggaggaggaggaggaggagggaggaggaggaggaggaggaggaggaggaggagggaaggggaagagagagaggagggaggagaaggggaggatagagggaggagggggaaaggtgagggaggaagggggaaaggagagagagagaaggaatgaggtaaAGAGTGGAGGACtggagagaggaaagtaaagggagaaatggaggtggaagggagaggaagcaaagaatgaggaaaaaagaagttGAAAGACGAAGTGAGTGTTgtgggataaggaaagggagagaaggagagaaggggaaagacgaaagcagaagaaaaggagaaggaattagaaaggggaagcaaagagaatgaaggaggaggaggaggaggcgggggagaagtagaagggaaggaggagaggggggggaggagtaaagtgggggagacgagggagggagaaaacatTTCCTTGCGGTGTTTATTAAACTCTTAATAATGGGTTGGCATTATTCACGTTTCACTACAGTATAatacacttatatttatttatattcactaCAGTATAATACACTACCCGTATTTCGCACACTACAACATCTGGTTTAATTGGATTTAAggagccctcccccctcccttgtcccctccttctcccccccccttttcgctcTCCGTTTCTGCCGCCCCCTTctcactattttctttatttcgtattctcccttccttgccttctctctttGGTATATCAGCTACATTCCTCAATTCTCCCTCTATTCTATCCACCTTTCTgcctttcctcctcgtcctcctctttctcctcgtcctccttcttcttcttcttcttcttctccttctcctcctccttcttcttctccttacttccctcctcctcttcttccttccctccttttcctcttcctccttcttacttccctcctcctccccctccccttcctccttccctcctcctcttcctcctccttccttccctcctcctccccctccccttcctccttccctcttcctccccctcctccttacttacttcctctatcctcctcctcctcttcttccttcctacttccctcctcttcctccttccctcctccttccttccctccttcggaaTCAAAACGAAAAGCCCCAGGgttgttttccttcctccctgtcaCCCTTCGACCGCCATCTGGACCCTAATTAAGGGTGACAAAGTGCACGCCCGAACACCCTTACTGTAATCCTACCGAGGGAAGGTAAAAGCTCAttatcacctcctctttctcttatttcctctttgctgtttccccttctttcttcttgttttttcttcttcttctctcctttcgtcttcattcttcctcgtctttagttcttctttctgttcgtcttcttcggttttctcttccttccttgttctttttttctttctttcttcttttcctcttttttcccttcctctctctctattttccccttctttctcctataATGCTATTCTCTCGTTTCTCATTACTCCTATCTCTCCTTTacattccttctacttcttcctctcttctcctccctctttctatcccctcctctgcccctccttccttatctcgccctccccctctcctttcatttccctcctccctccttcctccttccccattctccctcctgtctcctcctctcctccttttaatcctccttcctctccctcccaccatcttcttcttcctccctctcccctccttcttccttcttcccctttccccctcctttcgctcctccctctgatcactccttcctcctccttctcccctccccttcttctccctcctcccccctccccctccttcctcctcttctccaccccccactaatctctttctcctccttcctccccccttccctccatccccatccccctccttctcccccaccttcctcccccccctaccttcccccctccccttccttcctcctcccccccctctaatcACTCCATTACGAAGCCACACGTCAATACACCGCGTACAAAACTTTCCAGATTAACTTTTTGAAAATATGATTTTCTTTAAAATACAccgaagagaagagtaaagaaaactgtcacataaacaaatacccaataccccccccccctaaaaaaaaaaaaaaaaatcctttaattgGTATGATAAACAATGCATCTCGGACTAACTCCGGATTTTAAACTTTACATTCTAACGATCAATTTTCTTCATTTAAGTTCTCTCCGCAAACTTTATTCCCAACGAAAATGGAAATATGCCAAAAACTGCGAGAAAGACTCATAATGAACCAAGTCcctttagaaaataaaataatggttaataatgatagtgacactaaaagaaatatggtaataatgagagagagagagagagagagtgcgagatagagagagagagagaaagggagaaagagagagagatagagacagagagagagagagagagagagagagagagagagagagagagagaagaaagaaatggagagagagaaagagaaagagtacgagaaagagtgagacgaaAACTGTCTGATaaatatggtaattatgataataataatgtttgctattactacgactactactactgttggtacattattatcttttagatcattatcattatgttgata
Coding sequences:
- the LOC138865873 gene encoding translation initiation factor eIF2B subunit delta-like; translated protein: MTTPQSQQSQQQQHPRDTNSRVRPENNTSNSNNAIYCNHHQINESNDNTTITAITTATTPERHQQQSPTREQQLVTATTPSIATTIKLTKTMTTPQSQQSQQQQHPRDTNSTSPAREQQLVTATTPSIAITIKLTKTMTSPQSQQQQHPRDTNSRVRPGN